TGGCCCGCCACCATCGAGCTGGCCGGACACTCCGGCATGTTCGACTACATCGAGTTCGCCGGCGAGTACGCGCCCTACGACCTCTTCGCGCTCGAGAACCTGGCCCGCGCGGTAGACATCTTCCCCCACATGTCGGCCATGATGAAGATCGAGCAGCAGCCGCGCACATACGTGGCCGTCCGCGCCATCGGCTCGGGGATCCAGAACGTGCTGTTCGCCGATCCACGCACGCCGGCCGACGTCGCCGAGTGCGTGCGGGCGGTACGGGCCGAGGCGCCGGGGCACGGCGGCATCCACGGCGTCGGGATGCGGCGAGACGTCGGCTACGTGGTGGACGTGGGCTCACCGGCCTTCGTCCAGGCTCTCGACGACGCCGTGGTCGCCATCATGATCGAGAAGGCGTCGGCTGTGGACGATCTGGAGGCCTTGCTCGCGGTCAAGGGCGTGGACATGGTCCAGTTCGGGCCGGCGGACTATTCCATGAGCGTGGGGCTGGCGGGGCAGTGGGAGCACCCGAAGGTGGTGGAGGCCGAGCGCCGTATGATCAGGACCTCGCTCGCTCTCGGCATCGCCCCGCGGGTCGAGATCAGCCGCCCCGACCAGGCCAAGCCCTACCTCGACCTGGGCGTCCGCCACTTCTGCATGGGCTGGGACGTCGAGATCCTCTTCGAGTGGTTCAAGCGCGAAGGAGAGACCATGCGCAACATTCTGGGGGGCCGCTAGCCATGCGCGCGTCGTTCTACGAGGGCGCGGGGCGCTTCCGCACGGGTTCGGCGGCCGTACCCGCGGCGGGGGCCGGTGAGGCGCTGCTCAAGGTCAGGCGCGTCGGCATCTGCGGCACGGACCTGCACATCTTCCAGGGACACCTCGATCACCGCGTGCCCAAGGGCGGCATCATCGGTCACGAGACCCTCGCCGAGGTCGTGGAGGCGCCGCCCGGCGGCGGCTTCGCCAAGGGCGACCGCGTCGTCGTCGAGCCGCTCCGCGTCTGCAACGCCTGCCGCGCGTGCCGCATGGGCGCGACCTGGCTCTGCTACAAGCTCAAGGTGCTGGGTGTCGAGATGCCGGGCGGCA
Above is a genomic segment from Candidatus Rokuibacteriota bacterium containing:
- a CDS encoding aldolase/citrate lyase family protein gives rise to the protein MRPNKLRELLRAGQPTLGTHIHSAWPATIELAGHSGMFDYIEFAGEYAPYDLFALENLARAVDIFPHMSAMMKIEQQPRTYVAVRAIGSGIQNVLFADPRTPADVAECVRAVRAEAPGHGGIHGVGMRRDVGYVVDVGSPAFVQALDDAVVAIMIEKASAVDDLEALLAVKGVDMVQFGPADYSMSVGLAGQWEHPKVVEAERRMIRTSLALGIAPRVEISRPDQAKPYLDLGVRHFCMGWDVEILFEWFKREGETMRNILGGR